The sequence ATCATTTCTAAATCCGCGATGCGCGGAGGTTTTTACAATAACGGTATGCAGTTTTGGATTAACGTAAATAAATTGTCCATAAATTCCGCCAGCAAAAAAATCTCCGTTGGCATTTTGCGGCACCCACCATTGATAGCCATAACCGAATGTGTCATTAACCGGGTCCACGGGCGGCGGCGCAGAATTGGCTGTTGACTCGCTAACCCACTCTTTCGGAATGATCTGCTCACCTTGCCATTGACCTTGTAAACGAAAAAGTTCTCCGAAACGGGCATAGTCGCGTGTGGTCATATTAAGCCCACCCAAAACAAAAGCAATGCCATTTCCATCGGTCAAGTAATACGCATCACGTTCGCTTCCGAGTTTATTCCAAAGTTTTTCGATCAAGTATTCTTTGTTGGATTGTTTAGTGGCATTGCGTAGAACCATGCCCAAAACATGGGTGTCGATCGACACATATTGTCGATTTTGTCCTGATGGTCTGGCAACTTCCTGCATTTTTATGGCGAACTTATCCATAGAACCACCGAGGGCTAAGATGCGTCCCATCTTATTGATATCACTATGAAAATCCAGATAGTCCTCGTCAAACTCCACCCCGCTGGCCATATATAAAACATCTCTAATAGGAACATTGTTATAGGCCGACACTGACAATTCAGGAACATAGGCAGTGACAGGGTCATCCAGACTTTTTATTTTGCCCTCGTCAACCGCCACTCCAAACATGGCTGACAAAAAGGATTTCGCCATAGACCAGGAAATTCTGTGGTCATTTTGACCTGTACCCAAGCGATAGTCCTCATAAACGATCTCGCCATTCTTGATCACCAGCAAAGAGGTGGTTCGGGTTTCATCCAGATAAGCCGACACCGATTTGTTCTTACCTTGCCAGGAATATAACTCCGGCAATTCAACGGGATTTTGTGACACTGGCCAGGTGTGTTTGCCACCCGAAGCTGGTATCTCGTCGAAGTAAAAGGCTTTTCGCATGTGCGAAAAGTTTTGCACGATTGGCCCTTCATCGAATAAATTCAGGACGTGCACCAGGTTTGTAATCTTTTTATGATTAAATGCTGCAAGAATCGCAACTAAAAGCAGAAAAAAACCGGATATTTTCAAAAATTTCATGCTTGCAAGTCTAGCATTTATCCGTTCATACTGTAAAAATGTTACTTTCAATCATCAACTGGTCATCTTGAACACTTCACCTACTTATCAGGTTTTACGTTTTGGACATGAACAAGAGCCGATTGTTGTTGTTGACAATTTCAGCACCAATCCGGAAGAATTAGTAACCATTGCCAGCCGTTCGGCGTTTAACAAAAATAATTCCTATTACCCGGGTATCCGTGCCAGTGCTCCGGCGAATTACCTGGCACAAAATAACAGCCTGTTGGAAGATATCATTCGCAATATATTTCACATTGAGTCGGGGGTACGATTACTTGACTGCAATTACTCACTCGTGACCACCTTGCCAGACAGGCTTACCGATTTTCAGTGTTTCCCGCACTTCGATGGCCTGGAAAAAGGTCGCTTGGCCGTTTTACATTATCTTTGTGGTGGCGAATCAGGAGGCACGGCATTTTATCGGCATAAGAATACCGGATTTGAGACTATGGATCAGTCCCGGCATAAAGAATATACCAGCGCCCGTTACCGTGAATTTGAGCAAAGCGGCCCACCAACAAAAGCCTATGCAACCGGCTCCACTGATCACTTTGAACAAATTGGCAGAATTGACGCCAAATTCAATCGTTTGATCATCTATCGTGGTCAAACTCTGCATTCAGGACATATATCGGAAAATTTTACTTTTTCTAATGATCCGGAAATTGGGCGACTAACCATAAATACTTTTTTTATGGATAAAGCCGAGTATTGATATAGTGTTGATTACTGTTTATTTCCACCATAAAGGTTAAGTATGCTGTTATCCCGTTTCCCCAGATTCCATTTCGCCCATTTACCCACGCCGCTGGAATTTTTGCCGCGACTTTCCAAAGCGTATGGCACTAACAAGTTATGGATCAAACGAGATGACTGTACGGGTCTTGCCGGTGGTGGAAACAAGACCCGTAAACTGGAATTTTTGCTGGCCGATGCTAAGCAGAAAAATGCCGATACCATTATTACACCGGGCGCGACCCAATCGAATCATTGTAGGCAAACTGCTGCAATTGCCGCAAAAATGGGGCTTGAATGCCACTTGATCATGGAAGACCGTACCGGTAGTGAGGATGAAGATTACAACTACAATGGCAACATCTTACTGGATCAGTTACTCGGCGCAAAACTTAGCACTGTGGCTGGTGGCACCAACATGCAAACGGCGATGGAATCCCTGGCAATAGAATTAAAAGAATTAGGGAAAAACCCCTACCTTATCCCCGGCGGCGGCTCGAATGCCATCGGTGCTCTGGGATATGTGAATTGTGCGCTGGAATTATTGCATCAGGCGAATACAAGCGGATTAAAAATAGACTATGTTGTGCATGCAACCGGTAGCGCGGGCACTCAAGCCGGTTTAGTGACCGGCTTCTGCGGTAGCGGAAGCCGGGTACCGGTGCTTGGCATCAGCACCAAAGCAGCAAAACAAGCACAAGAAGAAAAGGTTTTTGCATTAGCCCTGGAAACCGCTGCATTGTGCGGATTACCCGACGCGGTAAAACGGGCTGATGTGATCGCCAACAGTGATTACGTGGGCGAAGGGTATGGCATTCCAACTAAAGGTACCATTGATGCCATGGAAACCCTGGCGCGTACCGAAAGTATTTTACTCGATCCCGTGTATACCGCGAAAGGCATGGACGGGATGTTGGATCTGGTCAGACAGGGTTTTTTTGGTGAACATAAAAATATTGTTTTCATACACACCGGTGGCGCTCAAGGTATCCATGGGTATCGCAGCATGTTCAATTACCCGGATTATCGTTAGATAGACAATGGCACAGAAAAAACATAAAACGGTCGGAATCCTTGGGGGCATGGGACCAGAGGCTAC is a genomic window of Gammaproteobacteria bacterium containing:
- a CDS encoding D-cysteine desulfhydrase, with the translated sequence MLLSRFPRFHFAHLPTPLEFLPRLSKAYGTNKLWIKRDDCTGLAGGGNKTRKLEFLLADAKQKNADTIITPGATQSNHCRQTAAIAAKMGLECHLIMEDRTGSEDEDYNYNGNILLDQLLGAKLSTVAGGTNMQTAMESLAIELKELGKNPYLIPGGGSNAIGALGYVNCALELLHQANTSGLKIDYVVHATGSAGTQAGLVTGFCGSGSRVPVLGISTKAAKQAQEEKVFALALETAALCGLPDAVKRADVIANSDYVGEGYGIPTKGTIDAMETLARTESILLDPVYTAKGMDGMLDLVRQGFFGEHKNIVFIHTGGAQGIHGYRSMFNYPDYR
- a CDS encoding serine hydrolase is translated as MKFLKISGFFLLLVAILAAFNHKKITNLVHVLNLFDEGPIVQNFSHMRKAFYFDEIPASGGKHTWPVSQNPVELPELYSWQGKNKSVSAYLDETRTTSLLVIKNGEIVYEDYRLGTGQNDHRISWSMAKSFLSAMFGVAVDEGKIKSLDDPVTAYVPELSVSAYNNVPIRDVLYMASGVEFDEDYLDFHSDINKMGRILALGGSMDKFAIKMQEVARPSGQNRQYVSIDTHVLGMVLRNATKQSNKEYLIEKLWNKLGSERDAYYLTDGNGIAFVLGGLNMTTRDYARFGELFRLQGQWQGEQIIPKEWVSESTANSAPPPVDPVNDTFGYGYQWWVPQNANGDFFAGGIYGQFIYVNPKLHTVIVKTSAHRGFRNDGNFGRDVKHETIEMFRAIANSLN